The Desulfuromonas sp. DNA window CGGGGCTCTCCCTCGCCGTTCCCCGCTTCATGATTCCGACCGCAAATGCGGCAACTCCCCAGTCCGCCCTGGCGGTCGCCACCGGCAAGGACTACGGAGCGCTGACCGCCCGGGTACTGGAGCCGCTCGGCGGGATCACGGCGTTCGTCAAGCCGGGCGAGGCGGTGGTCATCAAGCCGAACATCGGTTGGGACCGCACCCCCGAGCAGGGCGCCAACACCCATCCCCTCGTCGTCGCTGCCCTGGCCCGGCTCTCTCTGGAGGCCGGCGCAAAGGAAGTGAAGGTCTTCGACCGCACCTGCAACGAAGAGCGCCGCTGCTACCAGAGGAGCGGCATCCGCCCCGCCCTGCTCGCACTCGACGACGGGCGGGTCAGATGCGAATACATCGACGGCCGCAAGTTCGTACCGGTCGACATCGTCAAGGGCAAATCGATCAACCGCTGGAAGTTCTACGGGGACGCCCTGGAGGCCGACTGCTACATCAACGTGCCGGTCGCCAAGCACCACGGGTTAAGCGCCCTCTCCCTCGGGCTGAAGAACACCATGGGAGTGATCGGCGGCAACCGGGGCAAGATTCACCAGGACATCGGCCAGAAGCTGGCCGACCTCGGCAGCGTCGTCCGGCCCCGGCTGACGGTGATCGACGCCACCCGGCTGCTGCTGCGCAACGGACCCCAGGGAGGGGATGTGAACGATGTCAAGATCAACGACATGCTCATCGCCTCGGCCGATCCCGTCGCCGCCGACGCCTACGCCACCACCCTGTTCGGGATGAATCCGGACGCGATCACCTCGACGGTGGCGGCTCACGGCATGGGGCTCGGGCAGATCGACCTGACCAAGGTCAAAATCGACGAAACGGCCCTATGAAGGGCAAATCTAAACCCCCGTGGATCACGTGGCGCCGGCTGAGCCAGGTCCTCTTCCTGCTCCTCTTCTTCATCCTCTTCATCAAGACCGACTACAACGGCACCGACGAGATCCCCTACGCGGTCAACATCCTCTTCCGCATCGACCCCCTCGTCGCCGCCGCGGCGATGCTCGCGGCGAAGGCCGTCATCGCCATCCTCCTCCCCGCCCTGATCGTGGTCGCCCTGACCCTGCTGCTGGGACGCGCCTTCTGCGGCTGGCTCTGCCCGATGGGAGCCCTGATCGACTTCTGCCGCCGCTGGATCAGGCCTAGGGCAAATCAGCCGCGGCCGGGCCTGCGGCGGATCAAGTACGTCCTGCTCGCCCTCGTCCTGACCGGGGCCTTCTTCGGCCTTCCCGTCGTCGGCTATTTCGACCCCTTCTCGATCCTGGTGAGGGGATTCGCAACCTCCGTTTATCCCGCCGCGAACGGGGCGGTCACCGAGTTCTTCACCGTCACCTACAAGTCCGCCCCGGCCTGGGTCAACGCCGTCACCGAACCGCTCTACGCCCTGCTCAAGGCGACGATCCTCCCCTTCAAACAGAAACTCTTCACCCTGAGCCTGCTGTCGCTGGCGATGCTCCTGGCGGTCTTCGCCCTCGAGAAACTCGAACGGCGCTTCTTCTGCCGGAACCTCTGCCCCCTCGGCGCCCTGCTCGCCCTGAACAGCTGGTTCTCCCTGATGCGCGGCCGGGCCGCCGACACCCGGTGCGGCGACTGCCGGCTCTGCGAGCGGATCTGCAGGATGAACGCCATCGACGGGGAAAAGCGGATCTCCCCGGAGGCCTGCATCCTCTGCATGGAATGCGTCGATCGCTGCCCGCAGGAAAAGATCGCCTTCGGCTTCGACCGGCCCGCGCCGAAACCGGCCTTCGCCGGGATGCCCCGGCGCACCTTCGTCGCCGCCCTCGTCTCGGGGGCGGTGCTGCCGGCCTTCCTGAAAACCCGCACCATCGCCGCAGTCCCCCCGCCCGAACTCGTCCGCCCGCCCGGCGCCCTGCCCGAGCCCGAGTTCCTCGGCCGCTGCGTGCGCTGCGCCGAGTGCATGCAGGTCTGCATCGGCAACGCTCTTCATCCGGCCTTTCTCGAGGCGGGAATGGAGGGGGTCTTCACCCCCCGCCTGATGGCCCGGGTCGGCTACTGCGAATACAACTGCACCCTCTGCGGCCAGGTCTGCACCACCGGCGCCATCCGGCCCCTGCCCCTGGCCGAAAAGCAGAAGACCGTCATCGGCCTGGCGATCATCGACAAAAACACCTGCCTCCCCTTCGCCAAAGGGGTGCCGTGCATCGTCTGCGAAGAGCACTGCCCGACCCCGGACAAGGCGATCAAGTTCCGCATGGCGACGGTGCTCAACGAGCGCGGCGAGAGCGTCCGGGTCAAGCAGCCCTACGTCATCGACCGGCTGTGCATCGGCTGCGGCATCTGCGAAACCCGCTGCCCGGTCGCGGGCCGGAGCGCCATCGTCGTCACCAGCGCGGGGGAGTCGCGGCATCCTGAGATTGGTGGGGGATATTAGGCCTTCGGAAAGCCCAAGAAGTCAAAAAGGGGATTGGAGAACACATCTATTTTTCAACAACTTATTCAAAGAGCCTAAGTTTGCTTTGTCATTTCAAGACAATGCGTACTATAGCCTTCGCTCATGAGCCATGATTTTTGACGAAGCAATGGATGAGGCAAAATGCGCCATAGCTTTAAGATTGTGGCGTTTTTTCTTAAAGCGCCCCCGTCCTCACGAATGATACCAGCGGCTAGACCCTGGAAATTCCGCATTGAACCGATGAAGAACCAGATTGATACGACATATTTTAAAGTAAATATTTAACTTCAGGGACGTTCCCCTTCCTGTCTCCATCTTAAAAATTGGTCGGCTTACGAAGACGCTACGCGCCTTGCCTGGCGCACCAAATAAAAGAAGGGCGTCCAAATCGGCCGCCCTTCGTCGTTCCATGTTCCCGGACAGGACTTTCCTCCCCCGGCCGGAAAAAACTCATTCTTCCTCCCGCCTCTCGGCGAAGATCCCCATCAGCCCCTCCTTCTCCTCCGGGCTGACCTCTCCGACAGCACCGTAGGGCGGGTGACGGACGCAGTTGCGCCCTTCCCGCTTGGCCTGGTAGAGGTAGCGGTCCGCCGCCTCGACAAACTCCTCGATCGTCGCTTCCTGCAGGGCGCCGTAGACCTCGATGCCGAAACTGGCGGTTAGAGGGACCGACCGGCCGTCGTCCTGCAGGGGCGTCGCCTCGATGGCGGCACGCAGCCGCTCGGCGAAAACGAGGCTGCCGGCGAGATCGGTACCGGGCAGGACGATGGCGAACTCTTCGCCCCCGTAGCGGCAGGGGATATCGAGCTGACGCGCCGAGTTGGTGATCAGCCCGGCGACGTGAACGAGAGCGGCGTTGCCGGCCTCGTGCCCATAAGTATCGTTGATTTTTTTAAAATGGTCGAGATCGAGCATGACCAGGGCGGTGGGCAGAGACGTGCGGCGGGTACGCTCCATCTCCGAGCCCATGACATCGATAAAGTGACGGAAGTTGGCGAGCCCCGTCAGCGGATCGGTATGGACGAGTTCGGACAGCTCGCCGAGTTTCCGCTGAAGCTCGGCGATTTCATCGAGAACGTCGCACCCTCCCTCCCCGACCGGACATTCGGCGGGAACGGAAAACGACTCGTTCAGGAGAGGGTCCTGCATGTTCTTCTCGGCTTGACTGCCCATGGTGCTCAATCCATCGCTATTGGAAAGAAATCGCCTTAAGATAACATGATCAAACGGCCCGGCCTACCAAAAATTCCCATCTACTTTGCACCCTTATGGAAGAAGGGGATATTTTTTACGTTCTCGGCCTTTCCAGCGGCCGGAGAAGCAACGTGGCATTAATCCAGATCGGCCTCACGCCCGTTCGCATTCGTTCGCTCAAGCCGCAAACCTTCAAAGAGAAAGATTGAGATGAGAAACCGTCGTTCCCGTTCCATGTTGCCGGTTTCAGTCGCATAGCCAGAGAGGACTACCCGAATTCCGGCAGCGCCCCCCTCTCCTCCTCGGAAAGGCTCTCCACGTATTCGCTCATCCCCCGCAAGGTGTTGCCGAAAAAGACCCTCTCACGGGCGTAGATGTCCGGCGCAAGCTGGCGGATGTTGCGGAAGTGCTCATCGCACTCCAGAAGCCATTCGAAGAACGCCTCCTCCCGCCGGATCCCCTCTTCCCCTCGCGTCTCGGCGACCCCCCTGACCCACAGCTGGAGCTGGCGGCGGCCGATTCGCAGGTAGTCGAGGGCCGGCTCGACCAGGCCGTAGTGGGCGATGACCAGGGCTCGCGGCCGCAGGGCGATCATGCGGTCGATGGAGTCGAGGGCGACGGGCAGGATGAAGCGCGGCGGGGTGGCCGGCCGCATGTAGATGCCCTCGGCCACGGGAGCGCGAACACCTGCCACCTCGCCGCCGAAGAGGAGGTCCCCCTTCTGGTAGCAGGCGTGGTGCTGGGCATGGCCCGGGGTGAGATAGGCCCGCACCCCGCTCGGCCCGATTTCCTCCTCGAAGCCGATCTTCTCCGCCGGCACCGGGACGATCTCGCCGTAGGCCTCGGCCGTCGCCCCGAGCACCTTGAGCGAGCCCTGCCAGAGTTTTTCGGGTGAAACCATGTGCCGGACCCCGTCGGGGTGGCAGATCACCCGCGCCTCGGGGAATTCCTTCAACAGGGCGCCGGTTCCCCCGGCGTGGTCAATGTGAATGTGGGTCAGCAGGATGGTGTCGAGCCTCTCGACGCCCCTGCGGCGCAGTTCGCCGACGAGACGGGGAATGGTCGAGAGGGGGCCGGGATCGACGAGAAAGGTGCCGTCTTCCCCGCGGTAGAGCCAGGCGCTGATGAATTGGCGAAAGCCTTCGAGAGCGGGTTGATCGAGGTCGATGCAGGCCAGGTTGTCGAGGTTCATGAATTCTCCCCTGTCGGTTCCCGACCGATGTGCGGGCCGGATTAAAAGAGGGATTCTGGCGCGGCACCGGCCCTTCTGTCAAGGGGTTCCATCGGTGTCTGCGTGACCTCCTGCGGTTCACGACCGGGGACTGGCTGCTTTGAGGGTTTTCAAAGCTGCCTGTCCCCCTTGCCCCTGCCGCCCGAACACCAGGCTGCTTCCGGGGACAGGCACCTGCGGAGCCGGTCCCCTCACACGGGACACTAGACTTTCCGGCGGGGAAGAGAGTCGGCGGACGGCAGGCGAGAAAAATCGATAAAGAGGGCGGCGGGGATGAGGGTGTCGAGTTCCAGCAGGGGCCGGCCGAAAAGCTCCCGGGTGAAGGCCCCGAGAAGGTCGTATTCCGCGGCGAAGGCGCGGCGGAATTCCCAGCGCAGCCCCTCTTCGGAAAGGGGAACCCCACCGGGGAAGTTGCGGGTGCAGCACCCGTCGCTGAAGACCTCGCCGGAGAGGTCGATGTTGGGCAGGCCGTGCAGGCGGCAGGTGGTGGGACGATGGGCGTAGACGAGGCAGCGACCGTCGGCGCCGAGCAGGGGGCAGACCGTCTCGTCCTCCCCGGGGACCTCCCACTCCTCTTCGGGCAGGGCGTTGAGCAGGTAGGGGTGCTCGAAACCGGGCCAGCGGGCCTGCAGGCGGGCCAGGATCGGCTGCGCCCGCTTCAAGACCTCCCGCCGGGTCCGTTCCTCCAGCTGTCGAAAGCCCTGTTGCAGCAGGGCGGCGTCGAGAAGGGTGATGTCGAAGAGGGCCCGGCAACAGGCGGAGCACCCGGGACCGCAGGCGATTTTCTCCGGGTACCGGGACTGGCAGCGCCCGAACCAGGCGTCGATGTCGCTCAGCAGCGTTCGGTAACGGAGCAGGATTTCTTCCATGACAGTTCAGGCCTCGGGCAGGACGATGGTGAAAACGCTTCCCACGCCCGGGGTGCTGTGGACCAGGACCTCCCCGCCGTGGACCTGGGCGATGTGCTTGACGATAGAGAGGCCCAGGCCGGTTCCTCCGAGCTGGCGGCTGCGGGCCTTGTCGACCCGGTAGAAGCGCTCGAAGAGCCGGGGCAGGTGCTCGGCGGCGATGCCGCTTCCCCAGTCCTGGACCTTGATCATCACCTTGCCATCCAGCAGGGAGGCGTCCACCACCACCTTCCCCCCCGGTTCGCTGTGCTTGACTGCGTTGGTCAGCAGGTTGAGGACCGCCTGCTCGAGCAGGAGGGGATTGACCCGCCCCTGAAGATCGGGGGCGCAGAAGAGGGTCACCTGGAGGTCCTTCTCCTGAACCCCCATGGCACAGGCCTGAATGGCCGCCTCGAGCACCGGGCGAACGGCGCCGGCCTCCAGTTCAACTCCGCCGTGCTCGGCCCCCTGTTCGACCCGAGAGAGGTCGAGCAGGTCGTCGATGATGGCATTGAGGCGGTCGGCCTGCTTGGCGACGATCTCCACGAAGCGGCGGGCGTCCGTCGGTTCGTCCAGGGCCCCCTCGAGCAGGGTTTCGGCCGATCCCTTGATAGCGGTGATGGGGGTCTTCAGCTCGTGGGAGACGTTGCCGACGAAATCCCGGCGCAGGTTTTCCAGGCGGCGCAGGCGGGTGATGTCGTTGAGCACGACGAGCACCCCGATCTCCTTGCCCCGGCGGTCGCGCAGCAGGGTGCCGTGGGCCTGGAGGTGGCGCTCGTACTCCCCTGCGCCGAGGACGATGTCTTCTTCCAGGGCCTTGCGCCCCCGCAGGGCCCTGGCGATAAAGGCCTGCAGGTCCGCCTTGCGCACCACCTCCTGGAGGGCCCGCCCCTCCGCCTCGCCGGCCGAAACGCCGAGCAGGCGGGCGGCGGCCTCGTTGAGGCGCAGGATGCGTTCTTCGGCATCGACCGCGAGGACCCCTTCGACCATGCTGGCGAGCATCGCCTCGCGCTCGTTGCCCTGCCGGGCCACGGTGCGCATCCGGTCGTCGAGCTGGAGGGCCATCTGGTTCATGGCCTCGCCCAGCCTGCCGATCTCTTCGGGGCCGGAGACGGCCAGGCGCCGGTCCAGCTCCCCCCGGGCGAAGCGCTCGGCCCCCTGCTTCAGCTCCTCGAAGGGGCGCACGATGCGGCGGGAGACGAAGACGCTGACGAGGGCGGCGAGGACCGCCACAAGCACGCCCCCGAGGACGATCTTCAGGTAGACCCTTTTCAGGGTCCTGTCGATGGCGGTCATGGGCAGGGCGGCGCGAACGAACCCGGCCAGCCGGCCCTCCTCGGAGACCGGCAGGGCCGCGTAGAGCATGTCCTTGCTGAGGGTGTGGCTGTAGCGCTGGGAGAACCCGACCTTGCCCGCCTGGGCGGCCCCGATTTCGGGCCGGTCGGCGTGATTGTCCATGCGGCCCGGCTCTTCCACCGAATCGCCCAGCACCAGCCCGGCCGGCAGGATCACGGTCAGGCGGGTCCCGGTGTCGGCGCCGAGCTTTTTGCACAGGGTATCGACGGCTGGCCGCTGAAGCGGGTCGAAACGGCCCGCCATCAGGGGAGCGACCAGGCGAGTCCTGGCTTCGAGGTCGCCGGCGGTCCTCTCGAGATGGAAGTCCCGCAGGGCCCTGGTGACGAACCAGCTGACCAGCAGCAGGGCCACGAGGGTGATAATCAGGTAAGAGGGATAGAGGTACCAGAGGAGACGTTTGCGGGCCATGGAAAAGTCGGGCCTTCCGGTGAAAGGGTCTCGGGGTCGGACGCTACTCCTTGAAGCGGTAGCCGACCCCGCGGACGGTTTCGATGTTCTTTCCGCAGGGGCCGAGCTTCTTGCGCAGGCCGACGATCTGCACGTCGACTGCCCGCTCGGTCACGGCGTAGTCCTCCCCGCGCACCGCGTCCATGATCTGGTTGCGGGTAAAGACCCAGCCGGGACGACCGGCGAGCAGCAGCAGGACCCGGAACTCGGTATAGGTCAGATCAACCGGCATCCCCTCGGCCCGCACCTCGTTGCGCCCGGGATGGATCGACAATCCGTGAATCTCGACGATTCCGGCCTCGTCCGCCGCTTCACGCTCCCGCTCGCGGCGGCGCAACACCGCCTGGACCCGCGCCAGGAACACCTTGGTGCTGAAGGGTTTGGTCACGTAGTCGTCGGCCCCCTGCTCCAGGCCGGCGACCACGTCCGCCTCCTCGCCCTTGGCCGTCAGCATGACGATGGGGATTCCGGCGGTCTTCTGGTCGGCTTTCAGGCGGCGACAGACCTCGTGGCCGTCGATGCCGGGCAGCATCAGGTCGAGCACCACGAGATCGGGTTCCTCGCTGCAGGCCGTGGAGAGGCCCTCCTCGCCCGATGTGCGGGACGACACGGAGTAACCCTCCCGGGCGAGGTTGTAGTGGATCAGAGCGAGGATATCCTCCTCGTCTTCGATCACCAGGATATGTTCTTTGCCCATAGGGTCCCCTGCTCCGGGAAATTAACGAAGACGCTTATTTTAAACCCAATTTGTTAGGGTTCTGTTAAATGTCCCGGAATAATCGACAGGCATCCGGGCTACCGGCCCCGCGGAAACAGAGAACCGGGTCAGGCCGCGCCGCGGTCGCTAGGGAGAGTCAGAAAGACCGTGGTCCCACGCCCCTGTGCGCTCTCCACCCGGATCTTCCCGCCGTGCCGTTCAACGATGTGCCTGACGATGCTCATCCCGAGGCCCAGGCCGCCGATGGCGGTATTGGAACTGTCGGCACGGTAGAACTTGTCAAAAACCCGCCCGACCTCTTCGGGGGACATCCCGATGCCATCATCGGCCACGGCAATTTCCACCCCGTTCTCGACCCCTTTTCCAACAACCCGAACCGCGCCGCCCTCCGGGGAATATTTTATGGCATTGCTCAGAATGTTTTCGAAGACCTGGACCATTTTGCCCCGGTCCAGCGGGACCTTCTCGCCCTCCAGTTCGTCCAGGTCCAGCTCGATGGGATGACGGGATGCGCTCACGCGAAAATCCCCCGCGACCTTTTCCACGAGGCCGGCCAGGTCGCAGGGGGCCATCTCCATGGGAATCGGCTTGCCGGCTTCAATCCGGCTGATGTCGAGAAGGTCGTCGGTGATTTTCCTCAGGGCCTCTCCCTTTTCATAGATCTCCGCCAGGAAGTCCCTTTTCTGCTCCGGGCTGAACCCGCCGAACTGCCCGGGGTCGAGGAGCAGTTCCGTAAAACCCATGAGAGAGGTCAGGGGGGTCCGCAGTTCGTGGGCCGCTGTGGAGATGAACTCGCTCTTGATCCGATCCAGCGCCTTGAGCTGCTCCTCAGTCCGCTTGCGCTCGGTGACGTCGCGGAAGAACCAGATCCGCCCCCAGAAACGGCCATCCTCTCCCACCAGCCCCCTGCTGTGGCGTTCCACCACCCGCCCGTACCGGAAGGGAATTTCCTCGCCGGCAACCTGCTCGTCGAGGTGCTCATACAGGTGCTGAATCCGCTCCTTGAAAGCGTCCGGGTCGCGCACCTGCGAGCAGGCGATTTCAATCACCTCCCGGTGCCTGTTAGATCGCATCAGGTCTTCGGGAACAGTCCACAAGTCGAGGAAATTACGGTTCCACCCCTTGATCCTGCGGTCCTGGTCGACCACCAGGATGCCGTCAGGAGATGTCTCTTGCTGGGTGGCGAGGAGGGCGTTGCGGTACTGGAGCTCCTCCTCGGCCTTCTGTCTCTTCAGGACATCCTTCTCGAGGATCTGAAGGGTCTGCTCCAGGGCAGCCTTCTGTCCCTGGAGCTGCCGGGTCTGGTCCTCAACCGTATCTTCCAGGGCGACGGCATACTCCCCTTCCATCTCCCTGGCCCTGCGGAGCCCAGCGACCATCTCGTCAAAGGAGCGGGCCAGGATGCCGATCTCGTCCCTCCGCCCGCTGTCCAGGCGCACCTCGAGGTCCCCTTCGCCAATCTTCACTGCCGCATCGGCGATCTCCTTCAAGGGATTCAGGAAAACGCGCTGGGAAAAGAGAACCGTGACCAGAACGGCTGCCCCGAGGAAGAGGAGAAGAACGAGGTAGACCAGCCCAACCAGGGTTTCGACACGCTGGGAGAGGGTGGACTTGAGATCTAGGAGGGGCGCGAGGAACACCGCCTCCGGAACGGCGGTCACCAGGTGCCACCCCGCGGAGTGCAGAGCGTGGGAGGAGACGACATGGGGCTCCCCCCCGAGGAGAAGCCGGGAGGTGTGGACCGGCGCGGCGAGGATTCTCTCCGCCAGGGCCCGCACCTGGGGCTGGCTGGAGTCGGCCAGCCCCGTCTCCAGCAGGTCGAGGGAGTTCTCAAGGGCCTCCAGGTTGGGATCGAGGCCGAAGTCCCCGAGCAGGTCCAGGGGGAAAGTAATGATTTTCCCCCGGCCGTCCAGGAGGAAGGAGAAGAGGCCCTCGGCCTTCAGGTCAGGGTGGAGGTGGGCCGGTCCCAGAACCTGCTCGAGAATGTTCTCCAGCGGAAGGTCGAGCCCGGCTGCCCCCAGGTAGGCCCCGTCCCTGCCGACGATTGGGGTGGTGACGGTCGTTATCAGGCCATGGTCGGCGTCGTCCTGGTAGACGGGGACCCAGAGGGTCTTCCGTCCGGGGTTGTTCCGCGGGTCGGCCATGACATAGTTGTTGGTGTCGCGCAGGTCCAGTTCGGAGACGGGGGGCAGAGAATAGACCCCCTCGAAGTTGGGGTAGTAGACCCCAAGGCCGGAGGTCATGATGAGGTGGCTGGCGGCGACTTCGGGGTTCTTTTCCCTGGCCTCGACCAGGGTCGGGGCGAGGGGAGCGAGGATGTTGATCTCGTCCTCCACCTGCCGCGGGATCGATTTTCCACCCCAGTAGCAGGTCATCACCGGCTCGCCGGGGTCGGTGTAGAAGATTCCGTTGGGGGGATACAGGGAGAGGTACTCGTCCGCCCTGATCGCCCTTTGCGGGGGGGAGCCGGCGCGGGCGTAGAGAAGCTCGGCCTGGCGGGCGATAAAGCGCGAATGGGCGGCGATCCGCTGGAAAACGGCCTCATACTTCTCGGCCCTCTCCTCGGTGATCCCCTCGAGGAATTCGTAGGCCTGCTGCTTGACCTTCTGCTCGTTCGCGGAAATGGCGAAATCCCCGAAACCGACCCAGAAATAGTGGTTCAGCGCGGAGACGAAGACGAGGCAGAGGACGAGCACCACAGAGAAGGCGAGGAGGAGCTTGAAACCGATCCTGTTCTGTATTTTCAGCATGGCAAATGCTTGAACATTGGTTTTTGATTTCCTCCTCGCGCGGGAAAGTCCCCGAATCAGGGCTCCCGAAGCTGTTGGGCAGAGGTGAAATAGCCCCGATAGCCCTGCAGGAGGATGAGAAAGGAGGTCAGGGCGACGCTCCCGGTGATGGCGCACATGATGGCGATCTGGTAGCGCACCGCGACCGCGGGGGCGGTCCCCGAAAGAATCTGTCCCGTCATCATCCCCGGCAGGGCGACGATCCCCATGGCGGCCATGGTGTTGACGGTGGGGATCAGGGCGGCCCGAAAGGCGCTGCGCAGCGCCGGCTGGGCGGCCTGGCGGGCGCTGGCGGCCAGGGACAGGGACGTCTCGATCTCCTCCCGCCGATCCCGGATCTCGGCGCCCAGGCGCTCGGCGGCGAGGCTCGCTCCGTTCATGGAATTGCCGATGATCATCCCCGCGAGGGGAATCAGGTAGCGGGGCGCATACCAGGGGGCGTAGCCGACGATGAAGGCGCAGAACAGGAAGGTCACCACCCCGCAGCCGAGAAAGATGGAACTGCCCACCACCCGGTAAAAACCGGGCATCCTGTCCTTCACCCGGGATGCGAGGACCTGAACGGAAAACCCGCCCATGACCAGCAGTATCAGGAGTACCGGCACCGGGCTGTCCAGGGCGAAGACCAGGTGCAGGACGTAGCCCACCGCCAGCAACTGGGCGACCATCCTCACCGAGGCCCAGAGCATCTGCCCTTCCCAGCCGAGGCGGTACAGGCGGCTGAGGCCTATGGCCAGAAGGATCAGGCCGTAGGCCAGGGCCAGGTCGGTCAACTCCAGAAGAACGATCGATTCGCCGCTCATGGTCGGCTCACCTCCTCCAGGCGTTCCGGCTGGGCCAGAAAGGTCCCGAGTTCCTGTGTCGCTGGGCGGTTCAGGAGCTGTTCCGCGGGCCCCTCCTCGAGGATCCGCCCGCCCTCCAGGTAGG harbors:
- a CDS encoding DUF362 domain-containing protein, with translation MDRRRFLKEVALWTAGLSLAVPRFMIPTANAATPQSALAVATGKDYGALTARVLEPLGGITAFVKPGEAVVIKPNIGWDRTPEQGANTHPLVVAALARLSLEAGAKEVKVFDRTCNEERRCYQRSGIRPALLALDDGRVRCEYIDGRKFVPVDIVKGKSINRWKFYGDALEADCYINVPVAKHHGLSALSLGLKNTMGVIGGNRGKIHQDIGQKLADLGSVVRPRLTVIDATRLLLRNGPQGGDVNDVKINDMLIASADPVAADAYATTLFGMNPDAITSTVAAHGMGLGQIDLTKVKIDETAL
- a CDS encoding ATP-binding protein, with amino-acid sequence MLKIQNRIGFKLLLAFSVVLVLCLVFVSALNHYFWVGFGDFAISANEQKVKQQAYEFLEGITEERAEKYEAVFQRIAAHSRFIARQAELLYARAGSPPQRAIRADEYLSLYPPNGIFYTDPGEPVMTCYWGGKSIPRQVEDEINILAPLAPTLVEAREKNPEVAASHLIMTSGLGVYYPNFEGVYSLPPVSELDLRDTNNYVMADPRNNPGRKTLWVPVYQDDADHGLITTVTTPIVGRDGAYLGAAGLDLPLENILEQVLGPAHLHPDLKAEGLFSFLLDGRGKIITFPLDLLGDFGLDPNLEALENSLDLLETGLADSSQPQVRALAERILAAPVHTSRLLLGGEPHVVSSHALHSAGWHLVTAVPEAVFLAPLLDLKSTLSQRVETLVGLVYLVLLLFLGAAVLVTVLFSQRVFLNPLKEIADAAVKIGEGDLEVRLDSGRRDEIGILARSFDEMVAGLRRAREMEGEYAVALEDTVEDQTRQLQGQKAALEQTLQILEKDVLKRQKAEEELQYRNALLATQQETSPDGILVVDQDRRIKGWNRNFLDLWTVPEDLMRSNRHREVIEIACSQVRDPDAFKERIQHLYEHLDEQVAGEEIPFRYGRVVERHSRGLVGEDGRFWGRIWFFRDVTERKRTEEQLKALDRIKSEFISTAAHELRTPLTSLMGFTELLLDPGQFGGFSPEQKRDFLAEIYEKGEALRKITDDLLDISRIEAGKPIPMEMAPCDLAGLVEKVAGDFRVSASRHPIELDLDELEGEKVPLDRGKMVQVFENILSNAIKYSPEGGAVRVVGKGVENGVEIAVADDGIGMSPEEVGRVFDKFYRADSSNTAIGGLGLGMSIVRHIVERHGGKIRVESAQGRGTTVFLTLPSDRGAA
- a CDS encoding MBL fold metallo-hydrolase encodes the protein MNLDNLACIDLDQPALEGFRQFISAWLYRGEDGTFLVDPGPLSTIPRLVGELRRRGVERLDTILLTHIHIDHAGGTGALLKEFPEARVICHPDGVRHMVSPEKLWQGSLKVLGATAEAYGEIVPVPAEKIGFEEEIGPSGVRAYLTPGHAQHHACYQKGDLLFGGEVAGVRAPVAEGIYMRPATPPRFILPVALDSIDRMIALRPRALVIAHYGLVEPALDYLRIGRRQLQLWVRGVAETRGEEGIRREEAFFEWLLECDEHFRNIRQLAPDIYARERVFFGNTLRGMSEYVESLSEEERGALPEFG
- the fetB gene encoding iron export ABC transporter permease subunit FetB, whose translation is MSGESIVLLELTDLALAYGLILLAIGLSRLYRLGWEGQMLWASVRMVAQLLAVGYVLHLVFALDSPVPVLLILLVMGGFSVQVLASRVKDRMPGFYRVVGSSIFLGCGVVTFLFCAFIVGYAPWYAPRYLIPLAGMIIGNSMNGASLAAERLGAEIRDRREEIETSLSLAASARQAAQPALRSAFRAALIPTVNTMAAMGIVALPGMMTGQILSGTAPAVAVRYQIAIMCAITGSVALTSFLILLQGYRGYFTSAQQLREP
- a CDS encoding GGDEF domain-containing protein — its product is MGSQAEKNMQDPLLNESFSVPAECPVGEGGCDVLDEIAELQRKLGELSELVHTDPLTGLANFRHFIDVMGSEMERTRRTSLPTALVMLDLDHFKKINDTYGHEAGNAALVHVAGLITNSARQLDIPCRYGGEEFAIVLPGTDLAGSLVFAERLRAAIEATPLQDDGRSVPLTASFGIEVYGALQEATIEEFVEAADRYLYQAKREGRNCVRHPPYGAVGEVSPEEKEGLMGIFAERREEE
- a CDS encoding YkgJ family cysteine cluster protein, which produces MEEILLRYRTLLSDIDAWFGRCQSRYPEKIACGPGCSACCRALFDITLLDAALLQQGFRQLEERTRREVLKRAQPILARLQARWPGFEHPYLLNALPEEEWEVPGEDETVCPLLGADGRCLVYAHRPTTCRLHGLPNIDLSGEVFSDGCCTRNFPGGVPLSEEGLRWEFRRAFAAEYDLLGAFTRELFGRPLLELDTLIPAALFIDFSRLPSADSLPRRKV
- a CDS encoding response regulator transcription factor, translated to MGKEHILVIEDEEDILALIHYNLAREGYSVSSRTSGEEGLSTACSEEPDLVVLDLMLPGIDGHEVCRRLKADQKTAGIPIVMLTAKGEEADVVAGLEQGADDYVTKPFSTKVFLARVQAVLRRREREREAADEAGIVEIHGLSIHPGRNEVRAEGMPVDLTYTEFRVLLLLAGRPGWVFTRNQIMDAVRGEDYAVTERAVDVQIVGLRKKLGPCGKNIETVRGVGYRFKE
- a CDS encoding 4Fe-4S binding protein is translated as MKGKSKPPWITWRRLSQVLFLLLFFILFIKTDYNGTDEIPYAVNILFRIDPLVAAAAMLAAKAVIAILLPALIVVALTLLLGRAFCGWLCPMGALIDFCRRWIRPRANQPRPGLRRIKYVLLALVLTGAFFGLPVVGYFDPFSILVRGFATSVYPAANGAVTEFFTVTYKSAPAWVNAVTEPLYALLKATILPFKQKLFTLSLLSLAMLLAVFALEKLERRFFCRNLCPLGALLALNSWFSLMRGRAADTRCGDCRLCERICRMNAIDGEKRISPEACILCMECVDRCPQEKIAFGFDRPAPKPAFAGMPRRTFVAALVSGAVLPAFLKTRTIAAVPPPELVRPPGALPEPEFLGRCVRCAECMQVCIGNALHPAFLEAGMEGVFTPRLMARVGYCEYNCTLCGQVCTTGAIRPLPLAEKQKTVIGLAIIDKNTCLPFAKGVPCIVCEEHCPTPDKAIKFRMATVLNERGESVRVKQPYVIDRLCIGCGICETRCPVAGRSAIVVTSAGESRHPEIGGGY
- a CDS encoding ATP-binding protein, coding for MARKRLLWYLYPSYLIITLVALLLVSWFVTRALRDFHLERTAGDLEARTRLVAPLMAGRFDPLQRPAVDTLCKKLGADTGTRLTVILPAGLVLGDSVEEPGRMDNHADRPEIGAAQAGKVGFSQRYSHTLSKDMLYAALPVSEEGRLAGFVRAALPMTAIDRTLKRVYLKIVLGGVLVAVLAALVSVFVSRRIVRPFEELKQGAERFARGELDRRLAVSGPEEIGRLGEAMNQMALQLDDRMRTVARQGNEREAMLASMVEGVLAVDAEERILRLNEAAARLLGVSAGEAEGRALQEVVRKADLQAFIARALRGRKALEEDIVLGAGEYERHLQAHGTLLRDRRGKEIGVLVVLNDITRLRRLENLRRDFVGNVSHELKTPITAIKGSAETLLEGALDEPTDARRFVEIVAKQADRLNAIIDDLLDLSRVEQGAEHGGVELEAGAVRPVLEAAIQACAMGVQEKDLQVTLFCAPDLQGRVNPLLLEQAVLNLLTNAVKHSEPGGKVVVDASLLDGKVMIKVQDWGSGIAAEHLPRLFERFYRVDKARSRQLGGTGLGLSIVKHIAQVHGGEVLVHSTPGVGSVFTIVLPEA